The genomic DNA CATTCCAGAAGTAGTAAGTCAATTCACTGCAAGCACAATCCCAACAGTTACGGTCACCCCGCAAGCCAAGGTGAAGACAGCCCACGCTGTGAGATCGGACTTAATCCAAATCCTTGAAGACCGTGAGCCGTTCACACTGGTTGAATATAATAGTAACCTTGTTGCACGATCATGGAGCAATGTTGTGATGACTGGGCTCACGTTCGAGGAAGATGCAGATACAGGGGAGGGTTTGTTCCCGTCCATGCAGATGGAGCAGGTGGTTTACACAGACCAGCTTGCAATTACTATCGCTATTCGCTCCAACAAAGGCAGACAGAGCGGTGTTAAGAGCGATAAAGCTATGGGGAAGGGTGACGACGCTGCTAACGAGAAAACGTCAAACGCCAACAAGAGTGCTGCTGATGTAAGTCCGTACGCTTACAATCGCTCATGAGTTACGCGAGAGGGAGCGCCTACATGGTCGCTCCCTTTTCTTTGTCTGTATGGGGAGTAAAAAGAAAGTTCACATATTTATGCACTTGTCTATTGACTTCTGGAGTTTTCGTGAGATAATTCTCATGTGGGATATTAAATACCTTTCCCGCCGCATTAATCCTCTAAGTGCAGCTGCCTCCCACCGGCAACAAGATTTTCTAACTCACAACTCTCATTTGACCTATTGCCATCTGGCTCATCCTCTAAAGGAGATTTTTCTATGTCCGTTAACAAAACGTGTGTTTGCAAAGTCTGCGGTAGTGTCCGTTCCTTCAAGAAGGTGACGGCCACTTGTTCCCGTCTCTGCAAAGATATCTATCTGGCTCGCCCAGCAGCCAACTCTACAACCCCAATCCATTCCGCTATCCATTCAGGAGCCAAAAGCCATGACACAGACCGCACAAAAGACTAAAGCCAAAGCTGATACACGTATCACATGCACTGCCAAAGGGTGCAGCCAGAGATTCAGGCCACCCCGCAAAGGCGCAAAGTTCTGTTCCGACACATGCCGAACGATTTGCAACAACGCCAGAAAATCCCGCACCACAGAAACAACAATCCCTCGCTCCAACCACTTCTGCCAGACACTAATCGATGAAGCTATCCGTGCTGGAACGCTCGAAGTGTTCACCCGCTTGAAAGGCAACGTTGCAGCGCTTGAAGCTACATACAAGGTCGTCAAAGCTCGCATGAGAGCCAA from Pseudomonas baetica includes the following:
- a CDS encoding phage baseplate protein, which encodes MTYAIRRDNGDVLWFDAITDVAEDYRATVSKHPLSSGSFVSDHTTVDNKKFFIRGILSDADFNLNRPSDEGWRSVTDKQYVNNTETAKPVVITQEGARWRSFIPEVVSQFTASTIPTVTVTPQAKVKTAHAVRSDLIQILEDREPFTLVEYNSNLVARSWSNVVMTGLTFEEDADTGEGLFPSMQMEQVVYTDQLAITIAIRSNKGRQSGVKSDKAMGKGDDAANEKTSNANKSAADVSPYAYNRS